In Astatotilapia calliptera chromosome 16, fAstCal1.2, whole genome shotgun sequence, one genomic interval encodes:
- the stam2 gene encoding signal transducing adapter molecule 2 isoform X1, producing MPLFSQNPFDQDVEKATNENNTTDDWALIMDICDKIGTTANGPKDSLRSIMKRVNHKVPHVAMQALNLLGACVSNCGKIFHLEICSREFSSEVKSILNKAHPKVCEKLKALMVEWAEDFQKDPQLSLIGATIKSLKEEGVSFPSPSSQGSSTKANPSTASKPVDDDDLAKAIELSLQEQKQQAETRPMTMTSDPPNYTNGGGGQEARKVRALYDFEAAEDNELTFKAGELILVLDDSDPNWWKGENHRGVGLFPSNFVTTNLNAEPEPVTYVDNPATPEETSLETKIEPEPVFIDEAKMDRTLALLQNTDPADSTPDSLELIQLEGACAQMNPLIDEKLQEIDRNHSELSELNVKVLEALELYNKLMNEAPYYSAYSKMQSQYPPASSAVGMQGYLGPAAPPYLPPSMPQIPSAQPYNLPSDQPGPLHSLPPNVSAPPNTLPNSQTAQPPYMSSGLNAPYMSQATGAPYPPQAGMTMDMSAYHNSSMPPVSYPVAAPPHQAPQQQQQQAAYYQQPLL from the exons ATGCCTTTATTTTCCCAAAATCCATTTGACCAAGATGTTG AGAAGGCAACCaatgaaaacaacacaacagaTGACTGGGCACTTATCATGGACATCTGTGATAAGATTGGAACAACAGCCAATGG ACCAAAGGACAGCTTAAGATCCATTATGAAGAGAGTCAACCACAAAGTGCCTCATGTGGCGATGCAGGCTCTTAAT TTGCTGGGTGCTTGTGTATCAAACTGTGGCAAAATATTCCACCTGGAAATCTGCTCAAGGGAGTTTTCCAGTGAAGTGAAGAGCATTCTTAACAAG GCACACCCTAAGGTATGTGAAAAGCTAAAGGCTCTGATGGTTGAGTGGGCAGAGGACTTTCAGAAAGATCCACAGTTGAGCCTGATTGGGGCCACCATCAAGTCTCTGAAAGAGGAGGGTGTCAGCTTCCCATCCCCATCCTCACAG GGTTCCAGCACAAAGGCCAACCCATCAACTGCAAGCAAACCAGTGGATGATGACGATCTTGCCAAAG cTATCGAGCTGTCCTTACAGGAGCAGAAGCAGCAGGCAGAGACACGCCCCATGaccatgacctctgaccctccAAACTATACTAATGGCGGTGGGGGGCAGGAGGCTCGGAAGGTGCGTGCGCTGTACGACTttgaagcagctgaagacaACGAGCTGACCTTCAAAGCTGGAGAACTTATCCTAGTGTTGGATGACAG TGATCCAAACTGGTGGAAAGGAGAGAACCACAGAGGAGTTGGGCTTTTCCCCTCCAACTTTGTCACAACCAATCTGAATGCAGAGCCAGAGCCAG TTACTTATGTTGATAACCCGGCGACTCCAGAAGAGACAAGCCTGGAAACCAAAATAGAGCCTGAGCCCGTCTTTATTGACGAG GCAAAGATGGACCGAACGCTGGCACTGCTGCAGAATACAGATCCTGCAGATTCCACTCCTGACTCCCTAGAGCTGATCCAGCTGGAGG GTGCATGTGCACAGATGAACCCACTGATTGATGAGAAGCTGCAGGAGATTGACAG gaATCACTCAGAGTTATCAGAGTTGAATGTGAAGGTTTTGGAGGCACTGGAGCTTTACAACAAGCTCATGAATGAGGCTCCATACTACTCGGCCTACTCCAAGATGCAGTCACAGTATCCTCCAGCCAGCTCTGCTGTGGGCATGCAG GGCTACCTTGGACCAGCGGCACCCCCTTATCTTCCCCCATCCATGCCTCAGATCCCCTCTGCACAGCCCTACAATCTGCCCAGCGACCAGCCTGGACCTCTACACTCACTACCGCCAAATGTCTCAGCTCCACCCAACACCTTACCCAACAGCCAAACTGCTCAGCCGCCCTACATGAG CAGTGGTTTGAACGCTCCGTACATGAGCCAAGCCACAGGAGCTCCTTACCCACCTCAGGCAGGCATGACCATGGATATGTCAGCCTACCACAACTCCAGCATGCCTCCTGTGTCCTATCCTGTAGCAGCTCCCCCTCACCAGgctcctcagcagcagcagcagcaggcagcaTATTATCAGCAGCCTCTTCTGTAA
- the stam2 gene encoding signal transducing adapter molecule 2 isoform X2, which yields MPLFSQNPFDQDVEKATNENNTTDDWALIMDICDKIGTTANGPKDSLRSIMKRVNHKVPHVAMQALNLLGACVSNCGKIFHLEICSREFSSEVKSILNKAHPKVCEKLKALMVEWAEDFQKDPQLSLIGATIKSLKEEGVSFPSPSSQGSSTKANPSTASKPVDDDDLAKAIELSLQEQKQQAETRPMTMTSDPPNYTNGGGGQEARKVRALYDFEAAEDNELTFKAGELILVLDDSDPNWWKGENHRGVGLFPSNFVTTNLNAEPEPVTYVDNPATPEETSLETKIEPEPVFIDEAKMDRTLALLQNTDPADSTPDSLELIQLEGACAQMNPLIDEKLQEIDRNHSELSELNVKVLEALELYNKLMNEAPYYSAYSKMQSQYPPASSAVGMQGYLGPAAPPYLPPSMPQIPSAQPYNLPSDQPGPLHSLPPNVSAPPNTLPNSQTAQPPYMSGLNAPYMSQATGAPYPPQAGMTMDMSAYHNSSMPPVSYPVAAPPHQAPQQQQQQAAYYQQPLL from the exons ATGCCTTTATTTTCCCAAAATCCATTTGACCAAGATGTTG AGAAGGCAACCaatgaaaacaacacaacagaTGACTGGGCACTTATCATGGACATCTGTGATAAGATTGGAACAACAGCCAATGG ACCAAAGGACAGCTTAAGATCCATTATGAAGAGAGTCAACCACAAAGTGCCTCATGTGGCGATGCAGGCTCTTAAT TTGCTGGGTGCTTGTGTATCAAACTGTGGCAAAATATTCCACCTGGAAATCTGCTCAAGGGAGTTTTCCAGTGAAGTGAAGAGCATTCTTAACAAG GCACACCCTAAGGTATGTGAAAAGCTAAAGGCTCTGATGGTTGAGTGGGCAGAGGACTTTCAGAAAGATCCACAGTTGAGCCTGATTGGGGCCACCATCAAGTCTCTGAAAGAGGAGGGTGTCAGCTTCCCATCCCCATCCTCACAG GGTTCCAGCACAAAGGCCAACCCATCAACTGCAAGCAAACCAGTGGATGATGACGATCTTGCCAAAG cTATCGAGCTGTCCTTACAGGAGCAGAAGCAGCAGGCAGAGACACGCCCCATGaccatgacctctgaccctccAAACTATACTAATGGCGGTGGGGGGCAGGAGGCTCGGAAGGTGCGTGCGCTGTACGACTttgaagcagctgaagacaACGAGCTGACCTTCAAAGCTGGAGAACTTATCCTAGTGTTGGATGACAG TGATCCAAACTGGTGGAAAGGAGAGAACCACAGAGGAGTTGGGCTTTTCCCCTCCAACTTTGTCACAACCAATCTGAATGCAGAGCCAGAGCCAG TTACTTATGTTGATAACCCGGCGACTCCAGAAGAGACAAGCCTGGAAACCAAAATAGAGCCTGAGCCCGTCTTTATTGACGAG GCAAAGATGGACCGAACGCTGGCACTGCTGCAGAATACAGATCCTGCAGATTCCACTCCTGACTCCCTAGAGCTGATCCAGCTGGAGG GTGCATGTGCACAGATGAACCCACTGATTGATGAGAAGCTGCAGGAGATTGACAG gaATCACTCAGAGTTATCAGAGTTGAATGTGAAGGTTTTGGAGGCACTGGAGCTTTACAACAAGCTCATGAATGAGGCTCCATACTACTCGGCCTACTCCAAGATGCAGTCACAGTATCCTCCAGCCAGCTCTGCTGTGGGCATGCAG GGCTACCTTGGACCAGCGGCACCCCCTTATCTTCCCCCATCCATGCCTCAGATCCCCTCTGCACAGCCCTACAATCTGCCCAGCGACCAGCCTGGACCTCTACACTCACTACCGCCAAATGTCTCAGCTCCACCCAACACCTTACCCAACAGCCAAACTGCTCAGCCGCCCTACATGAG TGGTTTGAACGCTCCGTACATGAGCCAAGCCACAGGAGCTCCTTACCCACCTCAGGCAGGCATGACCATGGATATGTCAGCCTACCACAACTCCAGCATGCCTCCTGTGTCCTATCCTGTAGCAGCTCCCCCTCACCAGgctcctcagcagcagcagcagcaggcagcaTATTATCAGCAGCCTCTTCTGTAA
- the hacd2 gene encoding very-long-chain (3R)-3-hydroxyacyl-CoA dehydratase 2 produces MSAAASGTSKAAHGDVAAKRKKGPGALATAYLVIYNVVMTAGWLVIAVGLVRAYLARGSYHGLYYSIEKPLKFFQTGAVLEILHCAVGIVPSSVVLTGFQVMSRVFLTWAVTHSVKEVQSEDSVLLFVTAWTVTEIIRYSFYTFSLLNHLPYLIKWARYTFFIVLYPMGVTGELLTIYAALPYVQKTGLYSVTLPNKYNFSFDYYTFLILIMISYIPLFPQLYFHMIRQRKKVLGHIEDYGKVE; encoded by the exons ATGTCGGCAGCTGCTTCGGGAACCAGCAAGGCGGCCCACGGCGATGTGGCTGCGAAGAGAAAGAAGGGACCCGGTGCCCTGGCCACGGCATATCTCGTCATTTACAACGTTGTTATGACAGCGGG GTGGCTGGTGATAGCTGTGGGTTTGGTTCGAGCTTACCTGGCCAGAGGAAGCTACCATGGGCTGTATTACTCCATAGAGAAACCTCTGAAGTTCTTTCAGACTGGAGCTGTTCTCGAG ATACTGCACTGTGCTGTAG GAATCGTACCATCCTCTGTGGTCCTGACTGGATTCCAGGTCATGTCCCGGGTCTTCCTCACGTGGGCTGTCACGCACAGTGTCAAAGAG GTTCAAAGTGAGGACAGTGTACTGCTGTTTGTCACAGCCTGGACTGTCACAGAGATTATCCGCTACTCCTTCTACACCTTCAGCCTGCTCAATCACCTGCCATACCTCATCAAATGGGCTAG GTACACCTTCTTCATCGTGTTGTATCCCATGGGAGTGACTGGGGAACTGCTGACTATCTATGCAGCGCTGCCATACGTGCAGAAGACAGGCCTGTACTCTGTTACCTTACCCAACAAGTACAACTTCTCTTTCGACTACTACACcttcctcatcctcatcatGATTTCCTACATTCCCC TCTTTCCCCAGCTCTACTTCCACATGATCCGGCAGAGGAAGAAGGTGCTGGGTCACATAGAGGACTACGGCAAAGTGGAGTGA